The sequence GGGTCCAGCGCGTCGACCGAGGGGGCGAGTTCGCGGTCGCGGTCGAGCACCGCCTCGTACCCCCGGACTGCGGGGAAGTCCGGGTCTGTCGAGAGCCCGACGACCGCCTCGAGCGGGACGCTCCCGGCGTCGAACTCGTCGGGGGAGTCCTCGCGGACCTCCGGGGCGACCTCGGCGAGCATCTCCAGGTAGTCGTTGCCGAGAAACGACTCCTCGGTGACCAGCACCGACGCACCCGAGTCCCGGAGCATGTACGCCAGTTCGTGGGTCCGGTAGCGGGTGTTGACCGCGACCGCGGCGGCACCGAGCCGGGAGACGGCCAGCTGTGTCGTCACCCACTCGGGGCGGTTGCCGAGCCAGACTGCGACCCGGTCGCCGGCGCCGACACCAAGGTCGGCCAGCCCGCGGGCCAGCGCCCGGCTCTCCGCGAGCAACTCGGCGTAGGTCGTCCGCTCGCCCCGGAAGTGCAGGGCGGTCGCGTCGGGGTTCCGGTCGGCGACCTCCCGGAGCCCCTCGTAGAGCGTCGCGTCGGGCCATCTCATGTCCCGGGGTTCTCGACAGCGGGACAAAAAACTCCGGCCGGAGCCGCCACACTGTTTATTCCCGTGGCGCCGCCGGATCCCGTGTATGGACTACACGCAGTTCGTCGAGGGGATCCTCCACGAACCGACCCAGACGGAGGGCCGCGGGCTGGACCTGACCGCCGCGGAGGTGTACGAGGTGACCGGGCCGGGCCGGGTCGACTTCGGCGGCGGGGAACTCGAACCTGCGGACGTGGAGCCCTGCCCGAGCCAGAAGCGCAACGAGGACGACGACTACGAGTGGTGGCACCTCGACGCCGGCCAGTACCTGCTCGAGTACAACGAGTCGCTGACCGCCGGGAACCTGGCGCTCACGATACAGACTCGCGACGAGCTCCGGGCGCGGGCCGCGTTCCACCCGACGCTGCGGGTCACCGACCTGGACCCGGTGCCCCTGTCGGTCGGCGGGGCGGGCCTCCTGCTCAAGGAGA comes from Salinirussus salinus and encodes:
- a CDS encoding dCTP deaminase, giving the protein MDYTQFVEGILHEPTQTEGRGLDLTAAEVYEVTGPGRVDFGGGELEPADVEPCPSQKRNEDDDYEWWHLDAGQYLLEYNESLTAGNLALTIQTRDELRARAAFHPTLRVTDLDPVPLSVGGAGLLLKENARVSTVVGAEPA